The nucleotide sequence TGAACGGTGATAAGGGTTGTctaacaggagagaggagaaaatatACGCACACACGTCTTTCCCTGCAAACGCAGGCACCTACACAACTTTAAACCACGTCAGAACGCTGAGGTGTGTCCTGCATTCACCCCCCAGTTCCTGCAGTGCAGTTCGAAGACCCTCCAAACCAGGTGGAGGCGCGGGTTGGAGAAAGCGTccgtgtgacgtgtgtgttcaGCTGCAGTTCTCCTGCAGTGTCCTGCTGGATCAGAAACAAagaccaggtaaacacacaggccCCGTCCCCAACCAGATGTCTGTAAGAGTACCTCTACACAGTCCTCTTGTCATACACCTTCTTATATTCTTCTgagtgctcctctctctcttactcacgcCAGGTGGTGAATGGAACTGACCTGTGGGTGGAGGGCAGTGATCAGAGCACCACGCTAGTGATAGCCCAGGCTCAGCCAGATTACGCAGGACGCTATACTGTTGTGGTCAAGGACCGCAGAAGCTCTGCACAGCACACCGTCACTATCTCTGTCGTTGGTGAGAACCTCAGCCTTTCTCTCCTCACTGCTCTCTGTCAACTGCTGTCATACAGACGTATTAAactatgaagtgtgtgtgtttgttgctcTGCCCTCCAGACCGGCCGCAGCCCCCATCCTCCAGCCCAgtggtctccctcctctccgccaGCAGTCTGGTTCTGTCCTGGTCTGGGCCCTGCTACGACGGAGGCAGCGCTGTCCTGGGCTACGTGGTGGAAGTGAGGACAAGTGGCCCGACAGAGCCTGGGGATTGGAGTGAGCTAACAGCCCAGTGCAAGAGCACCTCATACAGGGTACGCTCCGGCCTGCAGCCCCAGAAGGAGTACTGCTTCCGTGTGAGAGCCTATAACGGGGTAGGAGTGAGCGAGCCCAGCCAGGAGTCTAAGGAGGTCAAAATGGAGCAGAAAAGTGAGCCAAAAGATTCATTATGATCTCTGATGTTCTGTAGGAGTCAGCCTACATGCACTTGTGTGGTATATTACAGAAAATGTTAGAAGTCAGACGTGTACAGCTCGCGTGTGCTGTTTTCAGCTGAACAGGAGGGAGAGCCTACTGTGACCTATCAGGACGTCACCATTGACTCCACCCACAAAGTCAGCGAACACTACACCGTAATGGAGAAACTGGGCGTGTGAGTACAGAACGACATgatctgacacgcacacacaaatgtatatgTACCCCcttgtttattttttacagttGTCCAAGCTTGTATAACATGTAGGGACAGAAACCACCTCGTATCTGCTCAGCAGTTACCTGTTTCTCCGCTGAGATGCCAGGGCAGGGGCTGCAGTGTTCAGATTCAAACAATAAAGAGCTTCAGTCCTTCCTTTGGTTCAGGCCAGTGACCAGGATTACCCTCCTGTTTAACCACGATTCCTCTCTTGAATGTCGAACAGTCATCAATACTGTGTATCTGGAGATGTCTAACAAAATATGCATCAACTCTCTAACGGCTAAAGGACAACATCTTTGTAATGTGTTTTGGGAGGGTTGCATGCTGTTATTGACCTGTTCTCTTGCtgacctcttccttcctccttcaggGGAAAGTTTGGCCAGGTGTTCAAGCTGAGCCACAAGGAGACGGGTCGAGTGTACGCCGGGAAGTTCTACAAGGGCCGGAGGGCCAAGGAAAGGGAGGCAGCACGCAAAGAGATCGAGCTGATGAACTACCTGCATCACCCCAAACTGGTCCAGTGCCTGGGAGCCTACGACAACAAGCCAGAGATGGTCATGGTCATGGAATTGTGGGTATTGGCTCCACCATACAGACACCGTGACATTTGTTTATTACTGCACGAGCTTAGGAAAGAGCACCTCGTGTCATGTGATGCAATCTAACATGAGGCTTTAGAGAAGTTAAAAGGCATCAAGGCTGTCGTCGtggatgtgtgtctgcagtatTGCGGGCGGCGAACTGTTTGAGCGGATCGTGGATGACAACTTTGAGCACACAGAGGCGGCCAGTGTTCTCTACATGCAGCAGATCTGCGAGGGGATCggctacatgcacacacaggataTCGTCCACCTGGACCTCAAACCTGAGAACATCGTGTGTGTGAACCACAACTGCACACTCATCAAGATCATAGACTTTGGTCTGGCCAGCAAACTGGGTGGGTGTTGGAAAGGATTGTAAATGCAGGAAGTCCACCCTGGATGAATCTTTGAgcatgttattgtgtgtgtgtgtgtgtgtgtgtgtgtggcagatccCACCACTCCTCTGAAGGTGATGCATGGGACTCCAGAGTTTGTGGCACCAGAGGTGATCAGCTATGAGACAGTCGGCTTGGCCACGGACATGTGGAGCATCGGGGTCATCTGCTACATATTGTGAGGACTGAAGCTCACTCTCACAGTGTGAAACAGTGCTCTGTACAGGAGAGAACTGTGAACTCTCACACCACCTAGTGGATGTACATTGCTATTGCTGCTAATGAATGTGCAtggctgatggtgtgtgtgtggttgtgttttttCAGACTGAGTGGTGAGTCTCCATTCCAAGGCAACAGTGATGCAGAGACTCTGGCCCTGGTGACAGCTGCACAGTGGGAGTTTGACGAGGAGAGCTTCGAGGATATCACCGACCAGGCCAAAAACTTCATCAGTTCCCTGCTGAATAAAGACTCCAGGTCATTCTTCACCACTCAGTATGAAACCCTGGGAAACTGGACTTCTCTCTGTGACTGAGCATCGCCTTCACCCCCACTCCTAACCCTCTCTGTCCCGCCCCGTCCCCTGGCCTTTAGACGGAGGATGTCCTGTGAGGAAGCCCTGGCCCACTCCTGGATGGCTGCCTCAGCAGATCCCAGCACCACCAAGAGCCTGTCCAAGGAGAAGATGAAGAGGTTCCTGGCCAGGCAGAAGTGGAAGGTAGCAGGACTGGAGGATCATGCTAGGATCCTCACCTGAGACACTCTGCTGTGGGACGTTTAGTGGATGACTCTTGACACTGACCCAGGCGTGTATTTTGTCTTTGACTTGCAGAAGGCAGGGAAAGCCCTGCTGGCTCTAAAGAGGATGGCTCTGCGGTCTAAAGGAGAGGTACCTGGCTCTCCCTCTAGCCCAGCGGAAGGTAAGGCCCTCCCGATaaactttccctctccctctcagtagTACAACTCACATGACTGATCGTGCTACCcgcttctctccctgtcctcctttcCCAGAGTCGCCCATGAGCCCAGAGGCTGAGCAGGCCCTGCAATCCCTAGATGTGAAGCTACAGGGGCCTCCACAGTTCTCCCAGCCCCTGAAGGACCAGACAACAGCAACAGGCTCCACCGCCCGCCTCTCCTGCCACCTCACaggtacttacatttacatttagtcatttagcagacgctcttatccagcgcgacttacagtaagtacagggacattccccccgaggcaagtagggtgaagtgccttgcccaaggacaccacg is from Osmerus mordax isolate fOsmMor3 chromosome 3, fOsmMor3.pri, whole genome shotgun sequence and encodes:
- the mylk5 gene encoding myosin light chain kinase, smooth muscle, which produces MSNDSEKTRYISTFRIYLKPPTASPAQGNVLATRSTVSKKGTGKLSSSGSGCPSRLRTLDPPVFTEPLEDCSVDEGGDIILRGHVIGSPPINVSWLHNGEVVCFGETVFDGCVAKLVVRDCLPEDAGAYTCLAENPAGKTSSSAAVCVKDLETICEVWNHSSQLPPPPSRNITKNGDSKPPMSPDDATRVFSPSTSSPTQSPGVPHKEVVPKKRANSATVPAVQFEDPPNQVEARVGESVRVTCVFSCSSPAVSCWIRNKDQVVNGTDLWVEGSDQSTTLVIAQAQPDYAGRYTVVVKDRRSSAQHTVTISVVDRPQPPSSSPVVSLLSASSLVLSWSGPCYDGGSAVLGYVVEVRTSGPTEPGDWSELTAQCKSTSYRVRSGLQPQKEYCFRVRAYNGVGVSEPSQESKEVKMEQKTEQEGEPTVTYQDVTIDSTHKVSEHYTVMEKLGVGKFGQVFKLSHKETGRVYAGKFYKGRRAKEREAARKEIELMNYLHHPKLVQCLGAYDNKPEMVMVMEFIAGGELFERIVDDNFEHTEAASVLYMQQICEGIGYMHTQDIVHLDLKPENIVCVNHNCTLIKIIDFGLASKLDPTTPLKVMHGTPEFVAPEVISYETVGLATDMWSIGVICYILLSGESPFQGNSDAETLALVTAAQWEFDEESFEDITDQAKNFISSLLNKDSRRRMSCEEALAHSWMAASADPSTTKSLSKEKMKRFLARQKWKKAGKALLALKRMALRSKGEVPGSPSSPAEESPMSPEAEQALQSLDVKLQGPPQFSQPLKDQTTATGSTARLSCHLTGYPDPAVVWLRGEEPLEESSRLKIEYEEDGHGDCTLVLLQVVPEDSDIYTCRATNDQGEALCSAKLIVKE